One window of Oncorhynchus masou masou isolate Uvic2021 chromosome 33, UVic_Omas_1.1, whole genome shotgun sequence genomic DNA carries:
- the LOC135528476 gene encoding activin receptor type-1B-like isoform X2, which produces MALKRFVLTLLALSGLAIGDALRCNCTNCVKSGYECETDGACMASTSFIQGHEQHVRICIARDSLVPPGQPFYCLSAEGLLNTHCCYTDYCNRVDLKVPSLPVKPGELGWVGSGGPWGPVELVAVIAGPVFLLCMLLLVGLFLFQHHQRTYSHRQRLEVEDPSCEHLYLAKDKTLQDLIYDMSTSGSGSGLPLFVQRTVARTIVLQDIIGKGRFGEVWRGKWRGGDVAVKIFSSREERSWFREAEIYQTIMLRHENILGFIAADNKDNGTWTQLWLVSDYHEYGSLFDYLNYYSVTIEGMIKLALSAASGLAHLHMEILGTQGKPGIAHRDLKSKNILVKKNGMCAIADLGLAVRHESITDTIDIAPNQRVGTKRYMAPEVLEETINMKHFDSFKCADIYALGLVYWEIARRCNTGSIHEDYQLPYFDLVPSDPSIDEMRKVVCDQRLRPNVPNWWQSYESLRVMGKIMRECWYSNGAARLTALRIKKTLSQLSVEEDIKM; this is translated from the exons CCCTGCGGTGTAACTGCACCAACTGTGTGAAGTCTGGTTATGAGTGTGAGACTGACGGGGCCTGCATGGCCTCCACCTCCTTCATCCAGGGGCATGAGCAGCATGTAAGGATCTGTATCGCCAGAGACAGCCTTGTGCCCCCTGGCCAACCTTTCTACTGCCTCAGTGCTGAGGGACTGCTcaacacacactgctgctacactGACTACTGCAACCGCGTCGACCTCAAGGTTCCCTCGC tcccgGTGAAACCAGGGGAGCTGGGCTGGGTGGGCTCTGGAGGCCCCTGGGGGCCAGTGGAGCTGGTGGCTGTGATCGCAGGGCCGGTCTTCCTGCTGTGCATGCTGCTGCTGGTGGGATTATTCCTCTTCCAGCATCACCAGAGAACCTACAG CCACAGACAGCGGCTGGAGGTGGAGGACCCCTCCTGTGAACACCTCTACCTGGCCAAGGACAAGACCCTGCAGGATCTCATCTATGACATGTCCACCTCCGGGTCTGGTTCTG GCCTGCCCCTGTTCGTGCAGCGTACAGTGGCCAGGACCATCGTTCTGCAGGACATCATAGGGAAGGGCCGCTTCGGGGAGGTGTGGCGGGGGAAGTGGCGCGGGGGAGACGTGGCGGTAAAGATCTTCTCGTCCAGAGAGGAGCGCTCGTGGTTCAGAGAGGCTGAGATCTACCAGACCATCATGCTGCGACACGAGAACATCCTGGGATTCATCGCCGCCGACAATAAAG atAACGGCACATGGACCCAgttgtggctggtctcagactacCACGAGTACGGTTCTCTGTTTGACTACCTGAACTACTATTCTGTGACTATAGAGGGCATGATCAAACTGGCCCTGTCTGCCGCCAGCGGCCTGGCTCACCTGCATATGGAGATACTGGGCACGCAGG gTAAGCCTGGTATCGCCCACCGTGATCTGAAGTCTAAGAACATTTTGGTGAAGAAGAATGGCATGTGTGCCATCGCTGACCTGGGGCTGGCAGTACGCCACGAGTCCATCACTGATACTATAGACATCGCCCCTAACCAGCGTGTTGGCACCAAGAG gtatatGGCTCCAGAGGTCCTGGAAGAAACAATCAACATGAAACACTTTGACTCGTTTAAGTGTGCTGATATCTACGCCCTGGGGCTGGTGTACTGGGAGATAGCGCGCCGCTGCAACACTGGAA gtATCCACGAGGATTACCAGCTGCCCTACTTTGACCTGGTGCCCTCTGACCCCTCCATAGATGAGATGAGGAAGGTGGTGTGTGACCAGAGGCTGAGGCCTAACGTGCCCAACTGGTGGCAGAGCTACGAG tCTCTGCGTGTGATGGGTAAGATCATGAGGGAGTGCTGGTACTCTAACGGAGCGGCCCGCCTCACGGCTCTACGCATCAAGAAGACTCTCTCTCAGCTCAGTGTTGAGGAGGACATCAAGATGTAA
- the LOC135528476 gene encoding activin receptor type-1B-like isoform X1, producing MALKRFVLTLLALSGLAIGDALRCNCTNCVKSGYECETDGACMASTSFIQGHEQHVRICIARDSLVPPGQPFYCLSAEGLLNTHCCYTDYCNRVDLKVPSLPVKPGELGWVGSGGPWGPVELVAVIAGPVFLLCMLLLVGLFLFQHHQRTYSHRQRLEVEDPSCEHLYLAKDKTLQDLIYDMSTSGSGSGLPLFVQRTVARTIVLQDIIGKGRFGEVWRGKWRGGDVAVKIFSSREERSWFREAEIYQTIMLRHENILGFIAADNKDNGTWTQLWLVSDYHEYGSLFDYLNYYSVTIEGMIKLALSAASGLAHLHMEILGTQVFQLSVSSSLGKPGIAHRDLKSKNILVKKNGMCAIADLGLAVRHESITDTIDIAPNQRVGTKRYMAPEVLEETINMKHFDSFKCADIYALGLVYWEIARRCNTGSIHEDYQLPYFDLVPSDPSIDEMRKVVCDQRLRPNVPNWWQSYESLRVMGKIMRECWYSNGAARLTALRIKKTLSQLSVEEDIKM from the exons CCCTGCGGTGTAACTGCACCAACTGTGTGAAGTCTGGTTATGAGTGTGAGACTGACGGGGCCTGCATGGCCTCCACCTCCTTCATCCAGGGGCATGAGCAGCATGTAAGGATCTGTATCGCCAGAGACAGCCTTGTGCCCCCTGGCCAACCTTTCTACTGCCTCAGTGCTGAGGGACTGCTcaacacacactgctgctacactGACTACTGCAACCGCGTCGACCTCAAGGTTCCCTCGC tcccgGTGAAACCAGGGGAGCTGGGCTGGGTGGGCTCTGGAGGCCCCTGGGGGCCAGTGGAGCTGGTGGCTGTGATCGCAGGGCCGGTCTTCCTGCTGTGCATGCTGCTGCTGGTGGGATTATTCCTCTTCCAGCATCACCAGAGAACCTACAG CCACAGACAGCGGCTGGAGGTGGAGGACCCCTCCTGTGAACACCTCTACCTGGCCAAGGACAAGACCCTGCAGGATCTCATCTATGACATGTCCACCTCCGGGTCTGGTTCTG GCCTGCCCCTGTTCGTGCAGCGTACAGTGGCCAGGACCATCGTTCTGCAGGACATCATAGGGAAGGGCCGCTTCGGGGAGGTGTGGCGGGGGAAGTGGCGCGGGGGAGACGTGGCGGTAAAGATCTTCTCGTCCAGAGAGGAGCGCTCGTGGTTCAGAGAGGCTGAGATCTACCAGACCATCATGCTGCGACACGAGAACATCCTGGGATTCATCGCCGCCGACAATAAAG atAACGGCACATGGACCCAgttgtggctggtctcagactacCACGAGTACGGTTCTCTGTTTGACTACCTGAACTACTATTCTGTGACTATAGAGGGCATGATCAAACTGGCCCTGTCTGCCGCCAGCGGCCTGGCTCACCTGCATATGGAGATACTGGGCACGCAGG TCTTCCAACtcagtgtttcctcctctctaggTAAGCCTGGTATCGCCCACCGTGATCTGAAGTCTAAGAACATTTTGGTGAAGAAGAATGGCATGTGTGCCATCGCTGACCTGGGGCTGGCAGTACGCCACGAGTCCATCACTGATACTATAGACATCGCCCCTAACCAGCGTGTTGGCACCAAGAG gtatatGGCTCCAGAGGTCCTGGAAGAAACAATCAACATGAAACACTTTGACTCGTTTAAGTGTGCTGATATCTACGCCCTGGGGCTGGTGTACTGGGAGATAGCGCGCCGCTGCAACACTGGAA gtATCCACGAGGATTACCAGCTGCCCTACTTTGACCTGGTGCCCTCTGACCCCTCCATAGATGAGATGAGGAAGGTGGTGTGTGACCAGAGGCTGAGGCCTAACGTGCCCAACTGGTGGCAGAGCTACGAG tCTCTGCGTGTGATGGGTAAGATCATGAGGGAGTGCTGGTACTCTAACGGAGCGGCCCGCCTCACGGCTCTACGCATCAAGAAGACTCTCTCTCAGCTCAGTGTTGAGGAGGACATCAAGATGTAA